From Paenibacillus graminis, a single genomic window includes:
- a CDS encoding CBM35 domain-containing protein, with the protein MRKKSLFIFPFAILLSLLLTGISSAEVTSNYVNPLMGGADPTIARAADGYYYSAFSGDNNITLKRHETILGVSTAKSKIVWKKPSNFGFVWGPYVYRLDGKWYLYFSSGPEESFGYGHPSSYVLENSSPDPFEGTWELKGESANADKDGQVTVKKGLLNTQGYGLACGVISIKGETYFTYTKYYYYPDPKDPAKTKFDESPTIVKMKNPWTLEGTEATVARPQYDWEKHHDNINEGAAVVERNGKIYFAYSASSFMNDNYSVGVSVADAASDVMKAESWKKHPEPVMKRSDENSSYGPGSPLFLKSEDNSEDWIMYHGIPTHGQGGGNRGIRAQRIHWDDNDFINLGIPSNPGTVLNRPSGEEKSEIYEAEDAKLSGVSKVVGKSAYASGALYEKYNNSSANDYVEFTVNTNAAGTYSLDFRYNNNTANAINMKLGVNQEAARDISFASNAGFDANFDIQSAYNINLNAGSNKIRLSGKSTLALDAMIIKKSTLYEAENAELSGNAKVDTDHPGYSGTGFAGGLWISNSAVTFKVNAANAGSYSVNLGYSLGFNDDRTLSMYVNGQKMKQVDFFSLKSWNSWADRYDNVFLKQGENTIMYKYDGGDTGNVNLDYITVTEATTWHYGAEDATITGSNDAAVVYAKDGNMGSGYVTGLSKANSSVEFAVNVENAASYDVKLRYAKEAAGKTLGLYLNGTKIKNVTLPPTGGLTVWKEQLETLNLKAGKNTITYKNETDNSGIINMDSIHLNKRTPWRYQAEDATRAGSLKIARDHLWYEGNGFIGGFEQTGDALKFEVNVPNTAAYTSTLRYSGAQSSNITMTMYINGQRIKQVSLPPTANWDTWNNSTESVNLKAGKNVIEFIREQGDTGRFNIDSLTIDKTSGGFMSSTAKKIIPEKMVKIQPKHSGKALDVDRVSSDPLAVINQWSNGDGNNQLWRFLDLGTGYYQIQSVQSGHVLDILPGSAIQQLCQNTRASGSIPDTQQWKLVKDGDYYKIVNKSNNKVITVEGASRNDGATVRLADDQAKDNQRMKIEIRNLSNSEISALTELGGRYDITFNADGGSPAQTVVQAVYGEPLVAPAVTKEGYELEGWYNDAAKWDFAAQTVPGALTLTAKWTLKAPEVKIVSEGSLRAGSAGILRAAGTGAGTLSYTWYVDKGEGYGEPVGSGDMLTLLDLSEAMSGYRYKAVVTGEGGLTGEQEYILKVLPADAEWIAPAFALDLPPALETVEGDPLTLLVDTSGDIESIGWEVKRTGSSDWLPIPSVTGAVYRFTPGIEQDGTEYRVVLTGKAEVNPVRITGTELRLKVYPAHELPSVQSFKATVNPVVEGDPVTFTVVANSVYGELSYRWLKNDLALDSAHASSLTVEKADASDAGAYKVEVINTRTIGNRTYVDVAHTETIGLTVNRQPVTPTEPPVTPTDPPVTPTSPPLSTVGPTATPQHAASPLPSAAIISAAQLSRPAVNGVVTVQVGQAAALELPVNAGELLGTNSLRLQGDGIELVLAPELLKQLAEAVPAAGRSGAKILLKAELKALEEVKPKTEAGVTLKGKLIAYDLSLSGADGTVRRLDGYPAPVGLSWPAAGLDPGLLGLYRVESDGSLTYLGGTAADGGLKALLDGSGTYALLEYSKQFNDVPASHWAFEALRELSAKHLIQGISEQAYQPGRNITRAEFVQLIANTLQLNGSGATSFADVPEGAWYRNALSGMVQAGLIAGRTPESFQPNAEISREEMTVILMRAYRLRHGAIPAAPAGPPLKDAAGISGWAAEQVAEAAALGLVKGRADGTFAPKAPATRAEAAQILMNYLR; encoded by the coding sequence ATGAGGAAAAAAAGTTTATTTATCTTCCCCTTTGCGATATTGCTTTCATTATTGCTGACAGGCATCTCTAGTGCTGAGGTAACCTCTAATTATGTTAACCCGCTTATGGGGGGTGCCGATCCTACTATTGCCAGGGCTGCAGACGGCTATTACTATTCAGCTTTTTCTGGCGATAATAACATCACTTTAAAAAGGCATGAAACCATTCTCGGAGTATCCACTGCAAAAAGCAAAATAGTCTGGAAGAAGCCGAGTAATTTTGGGTTTGTGTGGGGTCCATACGTATATAGACTGGATGGCAAATGGTATCTATATTTCTCTTCAGGTCCAGAGGAGAGCTTCGGATATGGACATCCAAGCTCCTACGTCCTGGAGAACTCATCCCCCGATCCTTTTGAAGGCACCTGGGAGCTCAAGGGGGAATCCGCTAATGCGGACAAAGATGGGCAGGTTACGGTCAAGAAGGGACTTCTGAATACGCAGGGCTATGGTTTGGCCTGCGGCGTTATATCCATTAAAGGCGAAACATACTTCACCTATACAAAATACTACTATTACCCTGATCCTAAAGATCCTGCAAAGACGAAATTTGACGAGAGCCCTACGATTGTCAAAATGAAGAACCCGTGGACATTGGAAGGTACAGAAGCTACTGTGGCAAGGCCGCAATATGACTGGGAAAAGCATCACGACAATATCAATGAAGGTGCTGCTGTAGTTGAAAGAAACGGCAAGATCTATTTCGCCTATTCTGCAAGCAGCTTTATGAATGATAACTATTCTGTAGGTGTATCCGTAGCTGATGCAGCATCTGATGTGATGAAAGCCGAATCATGGAAGAAACATCCTGAGCCTGTAATGAAAAGATCGGATGAAAACAGCTCATATGGCCCGGGATCCCCATTGTTCCTTAAGTCTGAGGATAATTCAGAGGATTGGATCATGTACCATGGAATACCAACCCACGGACAAGGCGGCGGAAACAGAGGAATAAGAGCTCAGCGTATACATTGGGACGATAATGACTTCATCAATCTAGGAATCCCTTCCAATCCCGGCACTGTCCTGAACAGACCCTCAGGAGAGGAAAAAAGCGAAATTTATGAAGCCGAGGATGCCAAGCTCTCAGGAGTTTCCAAAGTCGTTGGGAAAAGTGCTTATGCTTCGGGCGCCCTATATGAAAAATACAATAACAGCAGCGCCAATGACTATGTGGAGTTTACAGTAAACACGAATGCTGCAGGAACCTACTCACTGGATTTCAGATACAACAACAATACGGCAAATGCTATTAACATGAAATTAGGAGTCAACCAAGAGGCAGCCCGGGATATTTCATTTGCATCCAATGCCGGATTTGATGCAAACTTCGATATTCAATCAGCTTATAATATTAACCTTAATGCCGGAAGCAACAAGATCCGTCTTTCGGGCAAGAGCACTTTAGCCCTGGACGCCATGATTATCAAAAAAAGCACATTGTATGAAGCAGAAAATGCCGAGTTGTCGGGAAATGCAAAGGTAGATACTGACCATCCGGGTTACAGCGGAACCGGTTTTGCCGGAGGATTATGGATTTCAAATTCTGCGGTCACCTTCAAGGTAAATGCTGCCAATGCAGGCAGCTATTCGGTTAATCTGGGCTACAGCCTAGGGTTTAATGATGACAGGACCCTGAGTATGTATGTAAACGGGCAAAAAATGAAGCAGGTAGATTTCTTTAGCTTAAAGAGCTGGAACAGCTGGGCCGACCGCTATGACAATGTTTTCCTTAAACAAGGTGAAAATACCATCATGTATAAATATGATGGTGGCGACACCGGCAACGTCAATCTTGACTATATAACAGTTACCGAAGCAACAACCTGGCATTATGGAGCTGAAGATGCAACAATCACAGGCTCGAATGATGCTGCAGTCGTCTACGCAAAAGACGGCAATATGGGTAGCGGTTATGTAACCGGGCTATCCAAAGCGAACTCATCCGTGGAGTTTGCTGTAAATGTTGAGAATGCGGCGTCTTATGATGTGAAGCTGAGATATGCAAAAGAAGCTGCAGGTAAAACCTTAGGTTTATATTTGAATGGCACTAAGATTAAAAACGTCACCCTCCCTCCTACTGGCGGACTTACTGTCTGGAAGGAACAGCTTGAGACGTTAAACCTGAAGGCGGGTAAAAACACGATCACTTATAAAAATGAAACAGACAACTCCGGCATTATAAATATGGACAGTATTCATCTTAATAAGCGGACTCCCTGGAGGTATCAGGCAGAAGATGCAACCAGAGCAGGCAGCCTGAAGATTGCCAGAGATCATTTATGGTATGAAGGCAACGGCTTTATAGGCGGCTTTGAGCAAACAGGCGATGCGCTCAAGTTTGAAGTAAATGTCCCCAATACGGCTGCCTATACATCAACATTGCGGTATTCCGGCGCACAGAGCTCGAATATAACAATGACGATGTATATTAACGGACAGAGAATCAAACAAGTGTCCTTGCCTCCGACAGCGAACTGGGATACCTGGAATAACAGTACGGAGTCAGTGAACTTGAAAGCCGGAAAAAATGTAATTGAATTCATCCGTGAACAAGGAGATACCGGAAGATTCAATATCGACAGTCTTACCATTGATAAGACCAGCGGCGGATTTATGAGTTCAACTGCCAAGAAAATCATTCCCGAAAAGATGGTCAAAATTCAGCCAAAGCACAGCGGAAAAGCATTGGATGTGGACAGAGTTTCAAGTGATCCGCTGGCGGTAATTAACCAATGGTCCAACGGGGACGGCAATAATCAGCTGTGGAGATTCCTTGATCTCGGTACAGGATATTACCAGATCCAGTCGGTTCAAAGCGGACATGTCCTCGACATTCTTCCCGGTTCAGCCATACAGCAGCTCTGTCAGAATACAAGAGCTTCCGGATCCATACCGGATACTCAGCAGTGGAAGCTGGTAAAAGACGGTGATTACTATAAAATAGTTAACAAAAGTAATAATAAAGTAATCACTGTAGAAGGAGCTTCCAGGAATGACGGTGCAACAGTGAGGTTAGCTGATGACCAGGCGAAAGATAATCAGCGCATGAAAATTGAAATCCGCAACCTCAGCAATAGTGAAATCAGCGCATTGACCGAGCTGGGAGGTCGCTATGATATCACTTTTAACGCCGATGGCGGAAGTCCGGCACAGACGGTTGTTCAGGCTGTGTACGGCGAACCGTTGGTTGCTCCGGCTGTAACGAAGGAAGGCTATGAGCTGGAGGGCTGGTACAACGATGCTGCGAAATGGGATTTTGCAGCCCAGACGGTGCCTGGTGCATTGACACTGACTGCGAAGTGGACTCTTAAGGCTCCGGAGGTGAAGATTGTCAGTGAAGGCTCGCTGCGTGCGGGATCAGCCGGAATACTCCGCGCTGCCGGAACAGGGGCAGGAACACTGTCCTACACCTGGTATGTAGACAAGGGAGAAGGCTACGGCGAACCGGTCGGATCGGGCGATATGCTGACGCTTCTGGATTTGTCGGAAGCGATGAGCGGCTACCGGTACAAGGCCGTCGTGACTGGAGAAGGCGGCTTAACCGGAGAGCAGGAATACATCCTGAAGGTCCTTCCAGCCGATGCGGAATGGATCGCACCTGCCTTCGCGCTGGATCTGCCGCCTGCGCTGGAAACTGTTGAGGGTGACCCTTTAACGCTTCTAGTTGATACGTCAGGAGACATTGAGTCTATCGGGTGGGAAGTGAAGCGGACCGGCAGCAGTGATTGGCTGCCGATCCCAAGTGTTACCGGTGCGGTATACCGCTTCACCCCGGGAATAGAACAGGACGGGACGGAGTACCGCGTGGTGCTGACCGGCAAAGCGGAGGTGAACCCGGTCCGTATCACCGGAACGGAGCTTAGGCTCAAGGTGTATCCGGCACATGAACTCCCGTCGGTCCAATCATTCAAGGCGACCGTGAATCCGGTAGTGGAGGGGGATCCCGTTACCTTTACCGTTGTGGCCAACTCGGTTTATGGAGAATTGAGCTACCGCTGGCTGAAGAATGACCTTGCACTGGACAGTGCACATGCCAGCAGCCTTACTGTTGAGAAGGCCGACGCTTCCGATGCCGGTGCATACAAGGTAGAGGTAATTAATACCCGTACCATCGGGAACCGTACGTATGTGGATGTGGCCCATACGGAGACTATCGGTCTGACCGTCAACCGTCAACCGGTAACGCCTACGGAGCCACCAGTAACGCCGACAGATCCTCCGGTGACGCCGACAAGCCCGCCGTTATCAACGGTAGGACCTACGGCAACACCACAGCATGCCGCATCGCCACTGCCTTCGGCGGCTATCATTTCAGCTGCTCAGCTGAGCAGGCCTGCGGTGAACGGAGTGGTTACAGTGCAGGTAGGGCAAGCGGCTGCGCTGGAACTTCCGGTGAATGCCGGGGAGCTGCTGGGAACAAACTCGCTGCGTTTGCAGGGAGACGGAATAGAGCTTGTCCTGGCGCCGGAGCTGCTGAAGCAGTTGGCCGAAGCCGTGCCTGCGGCCGGGCGCAGCGGTGCCAAGATCCTGCTGAAGGCAGAGCTGAAGGCGCTGGAAGAAGTCAAGCCGAAGACAGAAGCTGGTGTAACGCTGAAAGGCAAGCTGATAGCTTATGATCTAAGTCTGTCCGGAGCAGATGGAACGGTCCGCCGTCTGGACGGTTATCCGGCTCCGGTAGGCCTCAGCTGGCCGGCCGCTGGACTTGATCCGGGGCTGCTTGGCCTGTACCGTGTGGAGAGTGACGGTAGTCTCACCTATCTGGGCGGAACAGCTGCGGACGGCGGGTTGAAGGCGCTTCTTGATGGCAGCGGCACATACGCGCTGCTGGAGTATTCCAAGCAATTCAACGATGTTCCCGCCTCGCACTGGGCATTTGAAGCCTTGCGTGAGCTGTCTGCGAAGCATCTGATCCAAGGGATATCGGAGCAGGCTTATCAGCCTGGCCGAAACATTACGAGAGCTGAATTCGTGCAGCTGATCGCCAACACGCTGCAATTGAACGGCAGCGGTGCCACTTCCTTCGCCGATGTCCCGGAAGGCGCCTGGTACCGGAACGCTCTCTCCGGCATGGTGCAGGCCGGCCTGATTGCCGGCCGGACTCCGGAATCCTTCCAGCCGAATGCAGAGATCAGCCGTGAAGAGATGACCGTCATTCTGATGCGGGCGTACCGGCTCCGGCATGGTGCAATTCCGGCCGCTCCGGCCGGCCCTCCCCTTAAGGATGCTGCGGGTATCTCCGGCTGGGCAGCGGAACAAGTGGCTGAGGCAGCTGCGCTCGGCCTCGTCAAAGGGCGGGCTGACGGTACCTTCGCTCCCAAAGCTCCGGCCACCCGTGCAGAAGCTGCGCAGATTCTGATGAATTATTTGAGATAA
- a CDS encoding DUF4432 family protein, which translates to MNNKQINVWMLTQMQPDLPLALPEGSFATLKLVTDRLGSQLHLLTVSNGRLVFSVILERGMDIGEIWLESEKISWERDERYLLHPEHVDLSDNEHSGWDSGFYAAVAAIGPEIFGTPDEMRTVHGTGSYSPASLESIRLVWDEQQICLEGTVPVRGYGTVPVYEKTIRIVTNYGAAALFREDTVRNLTDTAQPVDDGYHIQLSGTFMSGGGCYVLPVTAKKLLLRDSAPHETDPFAVYDAGARLDPIRCYQYIPEPVEGLSDLPQVRDYCTDAGGQELTAEMLVNTGNDAAAYVIRSLQCYPRSLLAKRATIDCMYALEPCKTRPNSIKQKTIDGEVVYVGPRGQCTGWIILGATRDRQEIDTLTYLIRSAAR; encoded by the coding sequence ATGAACAATAAGCAAATAAACGTATGGATGCTGACGCAAATGCAGCCGGACCTTCCGCTTGCGCTGCCGGAAGGCAGCTTTGCCACCCTGAAGCTTGTTACAGACCGCTTGGGCTCACAGCTGCATCTGTTGACTGTATCCAATGGCAGGCTTGTCTTTAGCGTGATTCTTGAACGGGGGATGGACATTGGGGAAATCTGGCTGGAGTCTGAGAAGATCAGCTGGGAGCGCGATGAGCGGTATCTGCTGCATCCGGAACACGTGGATCTGTCCGACAATGAGCATTCAGGCTGGGATTCGGGCTTCTATGCGGCTGTTGCCGCTATCGGTCCTGAAATCTTCGGCACCCCGGATGAGATGAGAACGGTCCATGGGACGGGGTCATATTCTCCTGCGTCGCTGGAATCCATACGTCTGGTCTGGGATGAGCAGCAGATCTGCTTGGAGGGCACTGTACCAGTGAGAGGATATGGAACCGTGCCTGTTTATGAAAAAACTATCCGGATTGTAACGAATTACGGGGCAGCTGCGTTGTTCCGGGAAGATACAGTGCGGAATTTAACAGATACAGCCCAGCCTGTAGATGACGGTTACCATATCCAACTGTCGGGGACCTTTATGTCGGGAGGCGGATGTTATGTCCTGCCGGTTACGGCAAAAAAACTGCTGCTCCGCGATTCTGCTCCTCACGAAACAGACCCGTTTGCTGTCTACGATGCCGGGGCCAGACTGGACCCGATCCGCTGTTACCAATACATTCCTGAGCCGGTGGAGGGGCTGTCCGATCTGCCGCAGGTTCGCGATTACTGCACTGACGCAGGGGGTCAGGAGCTGACGGCCGAAATGCTGGTGAACACAGGCAATGATGCCGCAGCCTATGTAATTCGTTCCCTGCAATGCTATCCCCGTTCACTGCTGGCTAAAAGAGCCACCATAGACTGCATGTATGCTCTGGAGCCGTGTAAGACCAGACCCAATTCTATTAAGCAAAAAACGATAGACGGTGAAGTGGTCTATGTCGGCCCCCGTGGCCAGTGTACCGGCTGGATCATCTTGGGGGCGACACGTGACCGGCAGGAAATTGACACCCTTACCTATTTGATCCGAAGTGCAGCAAGGTGA